Genomic window (Halococcus agarilyticus):
TTCGAAACCGCGCTCGGCAATCTCGGCACGGCGTTCGGCGGGAGCGCGCTCGCGGGCGGTGTCACCGGGTTCGCCGCGAAGAAGCTGGCCAAGATCGCCGTCGCGATCGTCGGACTACAGCTGGCGGTGGTCACGTATCTCGACCACCAGGGCGTCCTCGACGTCCAGTGGCAGGCACTCGACCACGCGCTCGCGGGCGCACAGCAGCACCTCCAGACGGTTCCGCCGTGGCTCACGGCGCTCGGCACGACGCTGCCCGTCGGGGCGGGGTTCGTCGGGGGGTTCTTCCTCGGGTTCAGGCGGGCCTGAGCCCCGACGTTCCGCGACCGGCGATCGACCATCGGCGTTCCGTACGGTATCCGATCCACTTCTCGAATCGCCACGGAACGGCGAGCCGTTCGTTCGACCAGGGTTCGGTCCTCGTAGCGACGCGTTCGGACTCCGGGGACGTTTCGGCGGCGGCTGTCGGCAGAATTTTTTACCCGGAGTACGGAGGTAGGCCATGGATCATCTCGACGAAATCCCGATCGAACGACTGCAGGACGCGCTCGACGAGGTGGACGACGCGAAGCCGGCCCAGCGACTCACCGCGGCGATCGCCTACAAGAACGGCGTCACGCAGACCGAGCTCGCCGAGTGGTACGGCGTCCAGCGGCGCACGATCTACAGCTGGCTCAAGCGCCTCGACGACGGGCCGCTGGACCAGGCCGTCACCGACGCACCGCGGTCCGGCCGGCCGCGGAAGCTCACCGCGGAGCAGCGCGAGGCGTTCGAAACCGCGCTCCACGAGCCCCCGACCGAGGTCGGCTACGACGAACCGGCGTGGACGCCGGCGCTCGTCGGCCGGTTCGTTCGCGACGCGTTCGGCGTCGAGTACTCCGAGCCGAGCTGTCGCCGGCTGATGAAGGAGGCCGGGCTCGAGTACCGCAAGCCGCCGCAACCGCCCGCCGGAACAGGATCGAGCGGCGATGGGGCGTCCGACGGACGCGGTAGCGGCCGGTGGACGCCGTAGCGCCCGTCTGGCCCGAACTGTCGTCGGTCCGAATCGAGCCATCGCGTGCGTTCGCGACGGGACGTTCGTCGTAGTGCTTGTCTCGGCCGGTGCGATTAGTTCTGCAGACTTACTCGGACCGACGTGTCGCCGTCGGTCGCCCGTTCGACCGCGTCTCGACTCGAAGACGTCGCGTTCGATGCGGGTGGCCCGTATCGCGTCGTGGCCGACGAACACCCACGGGATCGTCGTGGCGTCGCCGCAGCGCGTGCGGGGAAACACCTACCTCGGTCGGACGAGTGCCTCGATCATGCCGGCAGAGACGTTCACGCTCGCGGCGGCACAGGTCGAGCCAGTGTATCACGACAAGGAAGCGACCCTCGACAGGACGTGCGAGTGGATCGAGCGAGCCGGTCGCGAGGGCGCGGATCTCGTGGTGTTCCCCGAGACGTACTTCCCCGGCTACCCGTACTGGCGCGGCAGCGTCTCGATCCCGCGCTGGACCGATCTCGTGGTCGAACTCCAGAAGAACAGCTTCCACGTCGAGGACGAGGCGATGGCGGGGAGATACGAGCTATCGCCCGCCGATGTCGAAGCGATCGCAGCCGAACACGAGGTCCCGATCGAGACCGTGGAAGCGGTCGTCGATGCAGTCCACGACCTCTAAAGAACATAAAACAGATGATGATTTTTCCACCGCTACTGAAATCGCTGCACTTCATCGGTTCGACTGAAACTGTCTCGGCTCGATCCACCGCTGCTCCTGTCGGTGGCGATCGATACTGTCGCGATCGGAAACGTCCGACGGA
Coding sequences:
- a CDS encoding FUN14 domain-containing protein → MGFETALGNLGTAFGGSALAGGVTGFAAKKLAKIAVAIVGLQLAVVTYLDHQGVLDVQWQALDHALAGAQQHLQTVPPWLTALGTTLPVGAGFVGGFFLGFRRA
- a CDS encoding nitrilase-related carbon-nitrogen hydrolase; amino-acid sequence: MRVARIASWPTNTHGIVVASPQRVRGNTYLGRTSASIMPAETFTLAAAQVEPVYHDKEATLDRTCEWIERAGREGADLVVFPETYFPGYPYWRGSVSIPRWTDLVVELQKNSFHVEDEAMAGRYELSPADVEAIAAEHEVPIETVEAVVDAVHDL